TGCTCTACTATGtctctttcaactatatttgTGCTAGTCAACATGTCTCTCAATTCTCTTGGCAACTTGTTCTTTTATTCAAATtgtatacaaaaatataatttgcatATCTTAAAAATCTGATGTAAACAACAAGAGCAATGTTATAAATTACTGTTCATAAtcacaaaattatatttttaagtatgGGGGTTATTTAAAATGCCTTTCATTATAAAAAGGGTATTACACTAAAAGtaattatatttacattaaaaggCATTCTACTCAATAGATGTGTTTATTGGTAGGtccattttgtcagtgttttAATTCACATGTACTTCATGTAGAACCTGTGTCAGCAACAACAGTAATACTACTTTAACTAAAAAACAATAAACTGTTTCCATTTGTGTATGCTGTGATTAATTTGTGGtcctttacagaagaaaaaaaagcattgcaATAACCTACAATTGGCCACAACACATTTTCTCCAAAACTTAGGTAgtataaaacacaataaaaactttttacGCACTCTACTTTTATAGAACAACCAGatttataattaattattttattagatttatcaATATACATATGGCAGCTTTCTCAAATCTCAAAGTAAATTCCAAAAGTAtgtaattttaaagatgaaatattttcctttagacGTCATATTCCTGGAGAACTATTAAAGTCTATTTACAAACAAGAATAATTGATAAACTAACACTTTAGAAATcagcatattttaaattaaaatattttaaatgaatacaaGTTAATGTCTTTTTAATTAACTATCATAGTTAATTTTATCACAAAACAAAATGACTTATCCCCACTAATTTCTCGAGTGGGTAAAGTCATTGGGTTTTACACTTAATATAAGTTTTAAATGTGACTATTTATGATAATATTTTATCAATTATAGGAAATATTCATTTACAAGAATTTCCTCAGGTCCATCTTTTTAGGCCAAGTATGAGCCCATGTCAACCTTCAGGGTTAGGTTCAGTGCACCTAACCTGCAGCTTGTCAATTTAAGAATCTCGATTTCATTAATAATAAGGGGAATAAACAGTGGCTAAATCGCTGTTCAactgacaaaaggaaaaaacaaactaaaCTAAAAGTGAATGGCAGTTTCAAataactaattaattaaaaattaaaacaaaaaaatttaaacaggAATGCCCAATGATATAGGGTTTAAAATTTAACGGGACAgctttcaaacaaacaaacaaaaatcacataGAAATAGTGAAATCATCACCTTATTGATAAAAAACTAAAGTTTAATAGTCATTGAAGGGTAACAACCACTTGTAGTCTacaattaaaagtaattttaatcaTAGCTAAGACAAACTAAGAACAAAGAATTCTATTAAGAAACAACAAAATGATAGTAAACATTTAATAACTCCTAAAATGTAGATACTAAGAtcctaaacaaaaatattaaaggtaAAGGGCgttgaaaatttttttccaacAATTCATCTTATAAAATCAATTTCTAAATAGCTCATATCCTTTGCTTTGGTGTTTTGTTTGCTATCAACTAAAGATTAGTACGGTAGAAAATCACTTAAGTTCTTTTCAAATGCTTGGCATTATAGTGTGATCGCATATCTTTTCTCAAATTAAATTTTGCTCCACATATTCCACATGTATACAGATGAACATCCATGTGCTGCTCCAACTGTTCATTATTTGGGAATATCTGGAAGCAGACCTGGCATATAGTCTCACCAGCAGATAAATGAGAAATCATATGCCGTACATGGTCATGTTTTCTGAAGTTTCCTTGATCACAAATGGAACAGACATACCTGGCCATGCCTTTGTGCATATCATTGTGCAGTCGCAATTGACGTTCTCTTAAAAACTGCTTTCCACATGTCTGACAAACAAACTGTTTTTCCTTAGTATGAACAGTATAGTGTTCTCTTAAGTGACACCGCTGATAAAATCCTTTTCCACAGAGGTTACAAAAATGCTTTCGTCTGtgatctctttcattttcttccatgaTGGCACTCTTAAACATATCTTGGTCTAGGCAGCTGGACATATGTTCAACCACTAGGTTTTCAGTTTCAAAACGTTGGCCACAATTAGGGCATCGAAATGGACAGGCAGAATGTTTAAACAACTGCTTTTTTTGGAcattgtttatctggaaatgatTGTCCCTAAAATCATCCAACATATCAACAAACATATCTCTTATTTCAGACTGCTCATCAGGATTCTCTTCCATGTCCATTTTCTCCTCAGCATTTCCTAACCCATTCATTGTCAGATCTTGGGGTTCTCCACATCTCTGAGCATGTTCCTGAAGTTGTCTGCCCTTGACAAGGATTTGTCCACATTTACCACATGCACAGATATTTTCAATGTGTTTGGCTAAATAATGAGATGACAGATCCTCCTCAGTTATTGTGAGTCCACACAGTTCACAGGATGCATTTTCAGCATCCTCTTGCACTGGACTACTGTTATTAGGGGGCCTCATATTTTCTAAACCACCTCTTTCATCAGTACTTATTGACATCCGAGGTTTTAGCGTTTTCCTACCACTTTTTTTAATACTGACATCTTCTTCAACATAGTATCTATAAAATGGCTCTTCAGGTTCGTCTTCTAATTCATCATTGTCAGTGGATTCGTTACAGTCTTTATCAGTAACTTTAATAATGTTAAAGTCTTTCAATTCATCTGTAGGAATATCTTCTGGCTCCATCTTGATAATGATTCTTTTCCTCTCAGCAGCTCTGCTTTTCTCTTCACTGGCTATTTCTGATTCCACTGTGCCACTTTTTCTGCTTCCAGTGGTTGAAGCTGAATCATCAGCAGCCTGGCTTGTGTCTCCTCTGTATTTGTCCGTTTGTGCAGAAAATGTCTTAGAAGAATCCTTTTCACCAAACTCAGCTTTGATGTTACTGTCTTTCCCATCTCTAATATCTACTATTCTGTGATAGGCTCTTGTGTTTTGGTAAGAATGTCTGTTAGTACAAGTTAGCACATGCTCATCTAATAATTTTTCACAGCTAAAGCCAAATCCACAGCTATCACAGGTAAAGCTCCGTCCAAAACGCCGTGACACACGTTCTTTTGGAGTagataatttggacagagaactTTTTTTGCATACATCAAATAATGGTTCAGGAAAATTACCTAATTGCAAAGACTCTTCGTCAGGCTCTCTATTATATGGTGTATTTACTGTTGAACTTGGCTCTGCACACCACCTGTTGGCTTCATTGCCATTTCTAGCCACAGTGTCTTCATACATTCTTACCCCAAATATCATTTTACTGTTCTGTTTGCTGGAAGCAGAAGATGAACATTTTGAACTAGAACAGTCTGCATCCTGTATGTCTTCTAAGCAGTCTGGAACATTGTACAGCTGTAGGTAGTTCATTGCTACTTTAAACTGCTCAAAACTAGAGGGAGCGGTCATAATTTTTCCTAAGTACATAAACTGCAAAATGAGATCAAAACACTCAGCACTAATTTTCATGTTGCTGAGATTCAGCTGTGCAGTACTATGCTGATGGTTCatgaaaaacattctaaaataggAGCTACAGGCAGCTAGAACTGCTTTGTGTGCTTGAAAGTAAATGTCATCAATTGCAATACAACAGTCACAGAGAAAACCCCATTCCCTTTGGTTGTTTAGCTGCTGAAGGACGTAGCTGCTGTGGCTGGGCTTTGCCATCTTCTATTAATTAGAGACCTatgtaaaacagaaatattaaagtTAGACAAGATAGCggtaaagcatttgaaaaaaaataattttcatcatGATTTGTGACTTGTGTCACTATGCTATTGCAAGATATGAATAGCTTTCCATTCTAATGTAGTAAAACACAATACTATATActtgaatcattttttaaattggaggaTGAAAATACCTAGCTATTTGTTCATGTTTCTCAGATTGATTTTATTTAATGATTAAGAAATACAAGCAAAGGcatcaaaaacaaaatatcatttcCGTTTTATTACAACTCTGGGGTGGAGGGGAAATGTAtactaaatttaaaatgaaaacaaaaagatattAGAAGTACCTGAAGGATATGAATGGAAAGTAAACAAAACAGCAACCTACACTGAAAGTTAACACCTAGATTGTTGAATATTAAAACTTAGAAGATTGATATTAAGAAATTCTTGCTCATTTTTAAAGTGTGATGAGGGTATTTTAGTTGCATTAAAAGAGAGCTTTTCTTTGGCTATActtatatttatagatgaaatgatatatttgagatttgcttcaaaataatccagtggGTCAAGTGTGGGGGGTTGCAAAGAGTTATACATGATACAAGATGGCCCATGTATATGATGggcaagttttggtaatggatactGTGATGGTAGCGCAaaactgaatgtaattaacagcactgaatcatatatttgaatgtggttaaaaggggaaattttagaatttatgttactagaataaataaaattttaaaaaccataggactgtaccaaaaaaaaaaaaaaaaaaagattgcccATGTGTTGATAACTATTGAAGCTGAGAGGTATAattctatttttgtatatgtataaaaatttttatagaaaaattccatttaaaaaacctTATTAGATTATATGGAAATGGCACCAAGCAAATAGGTTTGATCACTACTCTTTTCTTGAATTACTGGAGAAGGAATAATTCTATACAGTCAGAATATATGTATGTCTTATATTGCTCAGCATGTACTTTAGGGTGTAAAGAAGCGGTGGATATAGGGATTTATTTGCAAAGGAGATATCTATCCTTAGGTTGTATAgtaaatttttcttccatttttgtaactgttttaAAAAGTATAGAAAAGTAACACATGCTCACtgcaaaaaattcaaacaaacttCTATATAAGTACACAGACTATAAACACACTTTAGGTCACATACCCCTTCCCAGAGGTAACCCCTCTAAACACTCTGGATTCTATTCCTTCAGttctatttatatacatacatacacaaatatgcAACAGCTATTAACTGAGTACATACATATATAGCAGGCACAtagttttgcttttgttgttttttttttttacctaaaagGTATCATACATCATACATGTATTTCTGCAACTAGTTTTCTTCACTTACTCTATGGGGGATACTATAAGTATTTTTAATGTTAGTGAGTTGattttttatgaagaaaggagaggaaaacatTAAACGTACCAGTTCTATCTATTACACTGTAAAGCTAAAATAAGATCCAACTTTAGCCTAAATTTTTTATCTGTATACATAAAGCTTCAGAATCTATCTTCTACTTAAAAGCTAATTCCTTTGCTATTTGAGCGAacattaaaagaacatttaaCAAGCCGTTCAGGGAAATAAACTGCTCAATCTTTAGTCTCAGAAGACTTCAATACCTGCAATAGTAATTAAGAGTATCTGAGTGTACTTACTTCAACTTGCTTTTAATCTATTTCTCATAGGTCAAATTTGGATCACATACCCATCCCCCTACTACCTACGGACCCATCCTGTTACCTCTCTCCTATTTCCCTGTCTGAAAACATGGAGTTGTGCAACCAATGTGTCTTTACTGGAAGCCAGATCAAGTATTTCAAGTAGGTACCAAAACTGTACTAATTGTGAGGAATCATGTTCAGTACGTACCTAAATGCAGAAAGGAATATATGCCCAAAGATATTCATTATTGTGTTATTTATAATTTGTATTGTCTGTTAATATGGAGTTAAGTAAACTAAAGTAAATCTCCATGGAATTCACTGTCATGTGgcctttaaaaattacatttataaagagtatagaaaaaaatgagaaaaattttcagGATGAAGAATCAAGTAAATAACACAGGATACGAGATTATGTTATTGTTACAATTATACAAAAGatatcaaaacaacaacaacaacaacaatcttTTTCAAAGGGTGACAAAAGATGGGGAGGGGACACACATGTTGCCTTTGAGCCCATTTTAAGATGAAATTTCTAGGTCTATAACCATTTTATAGGATTCAGATAGATCTTTAAGGAAtaataaatcaaagaggaagaagaaagggataGGTGtagctcaattaaaaaaaaaaaaaaaaaactttctagtAATGAGttgttaaaaaatgaaacaaactctTTCAGAGGAAATGAGTACCCCGTATTGAAACAGGAACAAATGTTGAGGACACCATAGTATAGTGAAAAGAACACAGGCCTTGTATCATACTGAATTCTGGTTCCAAACCAGCTTTGCCACCTTTGGCAACTTGCTTATCCTCACTGACCCTCAACTGTCTGCACTGTCAAACATGAGATTCACAGAAGCAATGTGAGAAGTGTATAGTGCTTGGCATGTAACAATTAATGGAAATGATAGTgtcagtggtggtggtgataccCATGTAAGCATCAGGAGGTAAGCTTGACTAGATAACCTTGACATTTCCTTTCAAATCTTTAAGAATCTACTAGAAAGCTAGCAGTTAATCTGTAAATACTTTATGGTATTAAATAGCCTGTGGTTGAAATAATGATATAATGCAGGCTCTTAAAAACTTCCAAGACTCTTTTTATCTAAATGAAAAGTAGTTTTATGGTCAAAACCAAAATTAATTCAACCACACAGAAGGCTATAGCCACATAGAAGGCTATAGCTATAGTCATAATTCAATTAAATTagtgaaaatacatttattctgtGTTAACATAAGCAAAACACTAGAACAAAGTATCTATAGCATTTTAATGCACATTTATTCATACAACTAATATCTGTATATCTTTGGTGTACCAGGCACTATATAAAGTTCTAAGAATCAGCAATAGCACATGTATTCTGTAATCTCAAGGATACATCACTGAAGAGTATTTTGACCCATTTTCTAGATTActgatttcattcaacatgtactCAGTAATTATCCTCTTCTCTGTGGAAGGAGGTATGCTGTAGGAGAGAGAGTAAGGGCTCTGGATACTCTGGTTTTCAGAGTAAAACTGATTTTTAGGTagagtcatttatttattttaaataagaattttactgaggtataattcacatgccataaaattcagcaatttaaagtgtacaattcattgggttttagtatattcataaagTTGTGCAAACATGGCCACTATCTAACTTTAGAatgtttcatcaccccaaaaaagcATTAGCAGTCACTCTTCATTTACTTgtacccccagcccctgggaacaATTAATCTATTTACTGTTGGTAACTGTGCCTTTCTGGACATTCTTATGCCATGCTCACactgttttaaaattgttttgaggTCTGTTCCCGCAGCCAAGGCAAGAACTGTCCTGGGAGTGCAGTAGGGGTACTTGTCAGGTATTTGTTG
The Choloepus didactylus isolate mChoDid1 chromosome 4, mChoDid1.pri, whole genome shotgun sequence DNA segment above includes these coding regions:
- the ZBTB1 gene encoding zinc finger and BTB domain-containing protein 1; this translates as MAKPSHSSYVLQQLNNQREWGFLCDCCIAIDDIYFQAHKAVLAACSSYFRMFFMNHQHSTAQLNLSNMKISAECFDLILQFMYLGKIMTAPSSFEQFKVAMNYLQLYNVPDCLEDIQDADCSSSKCSSSASSKQNSKMIFGVRMYEDTVARNGNEANRWCAEPSSTVNTPYNREPDEESLQLGNFPEPLFDVCKKSSLSKLSTPKERVSRRFGRSFTCDSCGFGFSCEKLLDEHVLTCTNRHSYQNTRAYHRIVDIRDGKDSNIKAEFGEKDSSKTFSAQTDKYRGDTSQAADDSASTTGSRKSGTVESEIASEEKSRAAERKRIIIKMEPEDIPTDELKDFNIIKVTDKDCNESTDNDELEDEPEEPFYRYYVEEDVSIKKSGRKTLKPRMSISTDERGGLENMRPPNNSSPVQEDAENASCELCGLTITEEDLSSHYLAKHIENICACGKCGQILVKGRQLQEHAQRCGEPQDLTMNGLGNAEEKMDMEENPDEQSEIRDMFVDMLDDFRDNHFQINNVQKKQLFKHSACPFRCPNCGQRFETENLVVEHMSSCLDQDMFKSAIMEENERDHRRKHFCNLCGKGFYQRCHLREHYTVHTKEKQFVCQTCGKQFLRERQLRLHNDMHKGMARYVCSICDQGNFRKHDHVRHMISHLSAGETICQVCFQIFPNNEQLEQHMDVHLYTCGICGAKFNLRKDMRSHYNAKHLKRT